The sequence TGGTATAATTGTTTTGGTAGGTTATGGCCTCGAGGGTTAAGGTTAGCGGGGCTGAGggtggtttttttgttttttttggtgcaAATGTCccatgtttttatcaaaattggCCAGTGAGGTATGTGTTTCTGTGGGCAACTGGGGGGATATAGGTCCCGTGACCAAAAAATaacagagagagaggaagaggaaatatataataaatctagagagagagagggagagagagggagcaACAAAAAGACGTGATCTTGGTGTGTTTATGAAGAGATGTAAAAGCTGGGTTAGGCAAAAGAAGTGCGATTCTAAAGGGCTGTTTtgtggagattttttttaaaggaaaaatagtACTTGCTGTTGTTGTGGTATGTATATAAGAGAGaggttgatttttataattatgattattttttaaagttttttttatttaaaatatattgaaataatacttttttatttttaaaattttaattttgatattatcatataaaaacaataaaaaaaatcaaatcttttcattaattttaaaacacaaaaaaattaatttaaaattaaaaatatacaaaaattaatttaaaaaagatatattcttacagcacaaaaacaaaagctcttaaggtttttttttcagtggTTTCTGTCGATGCTGTTGAAAAGGGTTTTATGTTTCCAAGATTACTAGGCATCGAGATACGAGATTTAGGGCACATCTTGTTGAGTTCTGTTTAAAGACCGTAGCCGAACTTTCAACAACGGCGTCGTAGCATCCCTTtcgtactctttttttttttttttttttggttcaagatttataaaataaaaactgaaaggTAGAGTGAATTACGATTCGGTCTTTGTAGTTTTTATGCGTTTTGTAAAttagttttctagttttttaaaattataagttaGTCCTTTGACCCATTGTTGActgttaattctttttaaaattcccATACTGAACTCttttaaatgcattttaaattttgattgtaGTAGGTgataatttgattataaataaaggatattttagagaaaaaaaaattaaatgttaggaaaaactaataaaaggattgagttacaaaaaaatataaaaatataagactcaatattgagtttttttaaataaaagaataaacgtttttttttcataaaaggcAAGGATCAAATATATTGTACTaacataaatttcaaaatcttttagcTATTTTTCCTTTCTGAGAGTgtgtttgagattataataatggtaacagtttaaagtgttttttgttcagaaatacatcaaaataatttttttatttttaaatattatttttaatatcagcacatcaaaagtatctaaaaatatataaaaaaattcattttaagcaaaaaaaaaaaatcaaaatttgagaaAACACAGTTTGCACTGCATTCCCAAACGGGGCCTTAGTTTGATCTTAAATTAGGGAAACCACATTTGTACTTctactttcattaaaaaaaaaaaaaaaaaaacttttacttttACTCTGTACCCTTTGTTATTCTAACTATGGATGATAATATGGAACTAATTGCTATACAgctaaataactaaaaattttttttttactattttttttctatgaatatTATAAGCAGTTTCATTAGAGATAATGatgaattcatgaaaatttcTCAGCTAGATTTAGACTTTTCATAGTTATGTCCTAAGCTAAAGGTTTAACTCGCAAAACAAGTCTCGTATCATAATAGAatacttttttatgtttaagttaataaatataacaGAGATAAATTGTTTATGTGAAGACACAGTATATAGAGTGGAGAGTTATATATGATTTGAGTTTGAATGAGCTTATGTATAAAGTCTTATATTTAGGACTTGCTCTGCTTATCTAATGATTGAGTGTATTATACACTCAATCATGTAAACTTACCTCGTTGTTGTGTCATGCTTGTTACTGGTAGGAAAGGGTGGCCTTGAAGTGAGACAAATTGGAGGAGATAATTATTGATGTGAGAGGGCGTCTTTTACAAACTATGAGAGTAGGTACAAAGTCAAGTCAAGCATGCTAATGATGGtcatttcaagaaaatgtaGGGATTTTACACTATGATGTATCCATAAGAAAGATAGTCATTGGTAAAAGTAGGCATCTTTTAAGAAGAGGTTGAGAAATGGTGAGTAAGGAAGGTAGATATAATGTGAAATGGTAGTATTTAGAAGCATGTCATACTAACAAAAAAGATAGGTTAATGGGACTTTGCATTGTGGTGTGTGGCTGATAAGGTAGCCCTATAGCCATTTGTGGCCCGATACGGGTAAAGAGAGGGAGGGGTCTAGGTTAGGCCAATGAGAAAAAGGTTGGGTTAGGTTGGGCAGGGCCAACCAACCTTCTCTGGGCTTGTTAGTTGGCAACCTTAGTTAAACCTATTGTTAAATGGACTCGATTAGGCTTGCTAGTTGGTAGTCTTGATGGCTTGCTACTAGCTAGGATTAgttggacctttttttttttttgttccactagataataataaactaaatataaagCAAGTCCTTATCAAATCATATCTAATAAATACCGATTAAAATTAGCCATCAGGTTTTGGGATTGGTGTGGGTAAGAGAAATCCTTACATATTATATCAATAAGTATAAGGTATCTAATTCATATCTTACTCATATATATTAGATACCAATGAACATTAAACAATGTAAATACATtagattcttttaattgtattgTTAAGCACAAAACTTTATGGAAAAGATTCATGTGTGGTGTTTAAACCTCATTATCTACAAGTTGtatgttttttaagtttcaagtataaaaaatattttgaatttgaagttATATATATCATGcattatttgaaaataacatCATAGTATACATGcaataaaatgatgaatatcttttcaaaatttttattttttcaattcaaaactttatttttattagttggaATGTAATTGAGTTTAGTAAGGttgattgaattttaattagattagtTAGGTTTGAAGAGATTAACATCATGCatagtttgattcaaactaataaaaaacacataaaaatggCCTTAGTATATAGTTCCCTAACCTATGAATGTAAAcgttataaaaaatcatttttgttaacactttttatgaagaaaaaaactgtcTTTTTTGGTAACTAAAACTAGCtctaaagaaatataaaaaaaaatcaaactctaaatttgatttaataaaaaaaaatcattgacaaccGAAGTACAACAACATCAACCATGGTGATAAACTATCATTAAATGAAGAGCTCAGAATCCTTAACATCTAGCTACAAAACaaatgttgcaaaaaaaaacattaacaatgttTGACAATCGAAGAAGAACATAAACCTACCAACCCCAAAAAACCCCAAATCATAGAGCAAGAAAATAGACCAACCAAATCAAGACACTAAGAACTTTGAAATTGTGCCAATAAACTGAATAAGGTTGAAAGAAATTATATACACCCTTTGTACATCtctaaaagagagaagaaagcaattatatataaaaaagaaaaccaaacaacAAAATGATGAATGTCCCCGTCAATCACAAGctcaaactcctgtaaaaatacatagaattcaacaattttaaaagaaagtaGAGAATGAACCAAactaaaacaaggaaaaaagaacTCATCTCGTATAAACCAAATGGGAACAACTAACTACAAAGCTTATAAGGCATATAAACCTCAACCAATTTCATTCTAAATTAACAATACATCTAATCCTAAAGTACCAGCCAAACACTCTTCTAACAATCACCAAGCAACCAAGTACATTGTAGGTAGGGCGTGCATTAAATGCCAcactcaacaaataaaaaatctaagagGCCAACCAAATACCCGTTGACCAACCACAACTCAGTAACCAAGCCAAGCCTAAACCCAACAAACTCACCAgttacacgaaaccaaatgatgctCTTCCTGGGTATAGCCACCAACATATAGagaaaaaagatcaaagatgcTGAAGAAACACACATAGCCACCAAAACACCCTTAACCGAGAAGTAACTGTCAAGAAACCCTTATCTCACACTAACAAAAGAACAGGGAAACAGATCTTTAGAAACCATCACATCGTATGAGAATACCATGTTGAAGCAAATCCTCACTCAAGAAAGATTGCTTCAGTccacaatgtttttatttagtgactacaataattttttgaggtcttttttttttttgtaattaactataataataataacaacaataatatagaTTTACTTTTCGGTCAGGCAGTTAGAACTGATAAAAAGGCTATAACTTACAAAGTATTTGGCATGATTATTAAACCTGGGACCCGGTCAACTCGATGTCTAGATCGGTCTGGGTAAGGTAAAAGATCGAGATGAGCAAAAACCAGTTGACTTGCTGAGTTAACCCATAACCCAGGCAACCCGGCAAAACCCTGTTGAGacctgttttttttcaaatatgtttttttcttaattgccATTAATTTGTTCTTGAAATCTCATAGTTTTGTGAACTTATTTTTTGGGAGTCAAcaagcattattttttatagagtaACGAGCAACATTGATgtatgaatttaattataactCATTATCCTTATGAAAACCTTTGTTAGGAGCAATAATACATACAAACATTCTTTCATTTTGGCCAAAAACAAGAgtaatataacaaaaaacacaaaagcatTGTTATAGGAAACTCTTATTAACAAGGACTTGcaaattatcaattatcattattttccACTTCAGTAAAACCCATTTTCTTATAGAACGTAAATAAAATGGGTAAATGCATACATATAATTATGCGTGGCTATATGTGTATATAGcaggaataaattaaaatttttgtgaGGACAAAAAATGACTTGTATTTAGTTGTATTTCCACTATgcccttcatttagaaaaaaaaaaaatgagtggtacacatttaataaaaattaataatttataacatgtataatctatattcacatgaattattttttaatttttttacataaaaatatttaaaattttaatttttttttaaattttcctaGTTGATTCATACCAACCCATGTAATTCGAAACTTGATTTCTTAATTGAATCAACCCGTTAAGGGTCAATTCCGGATTAGAGAGGATAACTCTGGTATTCGGTGTAGAATAGAGCCCCCCTCGAGCAaatcattgaaataaaaaagtagaCAATCACTATAACAGTTACTACGAATACTAATTAATTAGGTTTGGACCATCTAGCTAATGATCCTTCTCTGCTTGAAGAGGACCATTTTATCACAGAGAAGGTGGTGAAGtggggacaaaaaaaaaagaggaaaaagattGATGCCTTTTGCATGTTATGATTGGCATTGACTCCTTGTCCTAATGTCTTTAGAAAGTTCGCTTTTCTGTCCCAACTCCCAACTGTGGGATTCTATACCTTCTCTGTagcccaaaacaaaatgcaaccCTCTCCCATTTCCCCACCACTGCTCTATCACTACATTCACTTCTCTCTAcatctcttatatttttgtGGATTTTGTAGGCTTATTAGTCCCCACTGGTGATATATATATCACCAGTGGGGACTGGTAATTTCAAATTGAAACATTAAACATAGAATAAAATTTGTGTTCTTGAGGCACACAATATTGCTCTTAAGCTCGCGCAAGAAATACCAAAAGTATCTACCTTTTCTGGCTACTGAGCATCACTTCATAGTATAAGGTCtagaattaatgaaaatttatgtTAGATTCTTCTTTTCCGATGTACAAATGGTTTATTGCTATGACAAATCTTTATCAAAGAAGCAGAACATACACAGTGAAACTCCACAGGAAGTCAAGAACAAGGACCCGTCGTGTAATCACGTTACAATTCAAATCCACTGTTTTGGGATTTTGCAGGCTTCTTTGAGAACTCCATACAGGTTATTATAATAACTTCTAAGTTGTCTTCTTTGATAATTTGAATTGGACTTTGTGCATGATTTCTTGAGAACTGAAATTTGCATGAAATTGGAACCTGCTTCCATTTTGTTGCCTCCTGAACctgttttttcaaaacttaacCGGACTTGCTGCCTTGCATTGCAAATCAAATTCATGTTTTCACTAGAGATCACAAACATGTCAGAAACTTGTAGGATCTTTTAGGATTGTTTAACCATCCagctatgtttttcttttcctgcaaTGAAGAATGGACATAAAAGTAAAGATACTTTCTTGATCTAAAAATCATAAAGACACATGGGGGTATCTAACCTCATCTCTTGCTTATAATCAGTCAAGTATTCAAGAAAAACTTGAGTGCCATGGAACTCTGTTTTAGATCATTGATTGCAACAGGGGATGTTGTTTTTTGTGATTCACAATTAAAGAATGTAATTAATGCAACTAATAGTTTCATAAATCTATGAAGGATGTCTGTCAGATCCTTAAAAAACACATAGTTGATTCACAATTGCTCACATTTTCAGTATTCTAAGCCATCTTATAGGCTCTATGGCTCTAAACTCATAGGTTAAATTAAGCTTCTGGACTACAATCTCAAGAGAAAAGTCTTCAATTAAACAAATCTTTACAGAAAGTTTTCAAGAATCagtctctccctctcttcctttctccctccttccttttctatttgCAGTGAGAAAAGAAACTTCTTTTTTGATCAGGAGGTGAATATCAAGACAAAAAGAGAGAACTGACCACCTTAGCACACGCACACGCACACACTCACACACCCCGTCGCCTTTTCTTTTGTATCGATGTTGGAAAAGGACAGGCTCCATAGCTATATTTTATTTGAGGATTCTGTGACAAAAATTAGTCTGTTGGACACTGAAGGACAGTAAGGGGTATCGGCCTTAGCCTAATTTCTACAGCAGAGATTTAGAGAAAACCCCACAAAACCTCAATTACTTTCAAGCATCCATTGTCTCCTCTATCCCTAACCCTTCATCCCCTTTGAAGCGAGCCTGCTTTTGTGGGCTAAAACTATAATAACAAGGACTTAACACCTTTCTTGATTAATGCTCAATATAGTTGTTATATTTGGATGGACTTCACTTGAGCAACTTTTGGGTTGCTTTGGAATATTATTCTCCAGCAGAATTATGTATCTCGAGCATGAAAAGAACTGATTGGTACATTGAAAAACTTTGGTTTTTCATGTAATACAAGCTAAAAGTGACACTGGTTCCTTTCCCAGTTGATGGTGAATTAATTTTTCCTTGTATTTACTACTTCCAGCTATTTAGGGCAGTTCAATCAATCATACCACCTCCTTGTTCTGGAATGAGGCATCCCGCTGCTGCATTCTTCTATCCATTCCTTTTCTCcaaaaaaagcttgaaaaataaatgcatgAGGGCCAAGTGCCATCCAGCATATATTTGGATGCATGGTCTGTTTAAGATGGACATAAAACTGGTCCTTGGAATATCTAAAATCTTAgttaacttaaaaaacaatacatatCTGTTGCAGAGAAATTACCCAGCACATACACAGTAGgatattaaaaaagttgtttgaaaatattataaagttgtttttaaagtattttttatttaaaaatatattaaaataatattttttattttataattatattaacacatcattcggtataaataattgttttagaaatatAGTTTGGAATCGAATTCCAAAAAGCTTGAAATACGTATAAACAAAATAGGACAATTGGAGGGGGGTGCTCAACAACTCTCACTTGCTTACCAACAAGAGAAGAGAATGTGGGAATTGGACCATAAATTTATGGACATTTCTATGTCAACACTCATCACAGCAACTATTTATCTTCCCCTTCTTTGTCTCTTTGgcgttctctctctctctctctggtgaaagaatcaaagaaaattgttttggaCGCCTTTGACATTTTAAGGTGCAAGGGTCTGCTCCATACTGTAGCATAGACTTGAGcaaactttctttcttctccaatTAAAGCCCACGAGCTGGTTTACATCTTTTAATGCAGAAagacttttaatttgtaaaagtGAACTGATTTAGACCAACGTGAGTCGCTTCAAGGTGAAGGCTCACTGGTCAAAAGCACAAAGGTTTTATCCTTCTGAACTATGTCAGGCTCTCTGCTATGTTCAGACACTGTTAACAGCTGCTAATGATCACTGCGGGTACTGGTTCTGGTTAGCTATATTACATGAAGACAAGTTCAGTTTTTGGAGTCTAATTAGACCTCAGTGGCTCCGGTTCTCTGATTCATCATTTCTTTAAAGATTCAATCTTGGGTACTTGCTTGTTTTGCTCCTGGAGTTCAATGGTATCTGACCTTTGtattcagattttttattttttttacttttttttctgtttattggGAATGTTGTCTGTTTTACTGCTGTTGATTGTGGTGCGTTTTCTCTCAGTTTGAAGGTGGCGAAGATAGTAAAATGTATGGATTGAAAGTGACTACTAGACACAAGCGTTCAAAGAGGTAAGCTATTAATTCAATCTTTTGTAAGCTTGCAATTATTGTTCTCATTGCTCATTTCTGTTCATTGCTATTCTACTTGATGGGTTTCTTTAACTGGAATGGCTTCTGTGGCGGGCTTCATGAGTAAAATGGAAACTTGGGGCATTCATCACACCTgctaaaaaatgttgttttaaaagtaaaaacaatgaGACTGCAGTTGTATAAAACCCCATGAAAGTTTTGGTTTTATTCTCTGAGCTATTTTCCAAGCAGAAAAGACTATGAAATTTGTGTCGTCCAGATGAAATTTTAGAGCTTCAAAAAAGAGGAACAGTGGGAGAGCTTTTCCTAAATCATAAAGAAGTTCTTGAAGATGGGATTTTAGAGTATGTTTCCCAGCTTGGAATTTgggggtttttctttttttttttgttttcattttctgcCGAGTTCTTTCTCTGATAAAGCTAGCAATTAATGAGTAATAGATGCGGTGAATGAAACTGAAAACTGTTTCAAGTTGGGTCTTGGGAAAATTATTGCAAAGTGGATCTTTGGTAGGAGGTAACCGTTAACATCTGTAGCCACCTCCTCCTTcccagttaaaaataaaatccagtaATTGTGTTGCAGTCGCTGTGCTCATGATATAAGGGCAGCCAAgccttttaatctttttttccttcttcattaTATATCCACTTCCGTTTTTATGTTTGCTATTTGTGCTGTGGCAGCTTCCCAGATAAGAAAAGAGTCGAGGAAGATGACTTAGATAGTTCCTTTGAAGCATCCAGCCCCATAAAGCTGGTAAGACTACACCTTTTTTTATGGCCTTTTGcttaagaaaatatgaaaagaaaaagaagcagtTCAGTATCATATTTATTCTTTACAGTATCCAACCTTTCATCCCCATGTTTTATAAAGACCTCGAGCATAAGGCCAGCCAAAACTCAACTGTAAAATGACTTCTTTTAAATCTCCTCATCTGCATAAGGTTGCTTCTTCGCCTTCGAATTATTAGTCTATTTGTTTAGGTTGGGGCAATGGGATGAATAATTAGCTTAATACATTTGAGTCAAATTTTAGTTATGGTCCCCACTGCGGTGGTTTAGTTGAATGGAATAAATTATTCTTGTgatttaaataaagaataacTCATATAATTAACTCAAAAGCTAAGCTGATTTGGTAGCTTTTCCCAACACATTAATTCATTAGGTGAATCCTCCTGGACCATAACATAAGAAGCAATTACTAAGTATGTGATTTTTGGATACAATCTGATTACAGAATATGGGGCACTTGAAATACTCCGCCAAAGCCGAGAAGAAACAATCCCCTAAGACCGAAATGCAAGATTCTTTGAAGCAAGAGGTATGCAACTGAACTTCTTCATTCTCGTCATGTTCTTTCTTGCTCTGAGTTAAATATTAGTTGAACTCTTTTATGCAGATTCTACAGCTTGAGAAAAGATTACAAGATCAGTTTCAGGTCCGTCGGGCTCTTGAAAAGGCATTGGGTTATAGGACTTCTTCCCATGAGAGCATGTCTGAGCTGTCAATGCCTAAGGTAAATCCTTGccataataattttatgggaGTAGAAATAGTTGTGCTTATTACTGTCGTTCAAAGTGAATTTATATAGAGCTGGGGCCTTTCAGCAAAACTTGTAACCATGCCAACAGCTTACTTGCTGAATTCTTATCATTTCTTTGGGAAAATCTTCTGATAATTTGTAATTTCAGTTTCTTGTTCTGATTTATGTCACTTAATATGTAAAATGGAATTAAAATGTCAGAGTTCATTGTTAGGCCCAAGGTTTTTGACATGCTAGTTCCTGTGTTTTCTGCAACTCCAGCCAGCCACAGAATTAATCAAAGAAACTGCAGCATTAGAGTTGGAAGTTGTATATCTGGAACAATATCTTCTCTCCCTGTACCGGAAGGCATTTGATCAACGAGCATCCTTGGTTTCCCCATCTAACCAGGATCAAAGTTTAAAAACCCCTGTCACAACCCCGAGACAAAGGTTGTTTGATGTTTCCAGGCCTGATATATCAAAGAAGGAAACTTCAGCTCCTGAAACTGCTTGTCAGTCACTTGACAATACATGGAAGGAAACCAATAGAATAGGAGGAGAGGAGAAACTATTAGATTCTGGAGTTCATCGATGTCAGTCTTTATTGTCACAACACACTACATTTTCAAATAGAGCCTCTCCTCCATCAGAATCTTTTGGTAGAGCTGTGCGTGCATGCCATACCCAGCCATTGTCCATGATGCAGGTAACTGAGTGCTAGcacataaattatatctttgcagttttttagttttgttgtttGAAACAACTACCAATGACGATGGAGCATGTTAAGCACAAGGTGCTTTTTTACTATTGTTTGCCGAAACAATGTGGAAGAACCCTGTCATTGGCTattcattttcaaattcaacaattacaGAAATAGGGCGaataatttcatcaaatgacAATTTTATCAGCCTTGAATGGATtataaattttgtgttttttggcaGTATGCCCAGAGTGCATCAAACATTATTAGTTTGGCTGAGCATCTTGGTACTCGCATTTCTGATCATGTTCCAGAGACACCTAACAAGCTTTCAGAGGATATGATAAAGTGCATGTCAGCTATATACTGCAAGCTCTCAGATCCACCTTTGACGCATAATAGCCTTTCATCTCCcaattcatcttcatcatccatGAGTGAATTTTCCCCACGAGAAAAATGTGATATGTGGGGTCCGGGATTTAGGAATAATTCATCCTTTGACATACGGTTGGATAACCCTTTCCTTGTTGAAGGTCTTAAAGAGTTCAGTGGACCATACAGTACAATGGTTGAAGTCCCATGGATCTATAGAGATAGTAAAAAATTAGGAGATGTTGAAAACTTGCTACAAAATTTCAGGTGAGCCGATCTACCATCTGATTATTACcagaaaacatgttaataatgtAGGTATCAGGTAAACAGCATGTGTTTTGCTGTTATGTTGAGATTCTTATTATGATTTTTGGGATCTTCTGCTGCAGATCACTTATCTGTCGACTAGAGGAAGTTGATCCTAGGAAGCTAAAACATGAGGAGAAGCTAGCTTTCTGGATCAATATACACAATGCGTTGGTGATGCATGTAATGGCACTTTTCGATAGAAATATTTAGTTAACAAGCTaattccatatttttttctttttctgacaCGAGTTTCTATCTTCAATATTCTCTAATAGGCATTTCTGGTGCATGGGATTCCCCAAAACAATGTTAAGAGGCTCTTTCTACTTTTGAGAGTAAGGGAAACCCTTTCACATTTTTCCTTTGAGGAAGAGATTTTGTGCAAATATACGTGTTCTTACACTCTTGCTCTATGCAGGCTGCATATAATGTCGGGGGTCATACATTTAGTGCAGACACGATACAGAGTTCTA is a genomic window of Populus alba chromosome 5, ASM523922v2, whole genome shotgun sequence containing:
- the LOC118048325 gene encoding uncharacterized protein — its product is MFEGGEDSKMYGLKVTTRHKRSKSFPDKKRVEEDDLDSSFEASSPIKLNMGHLKYSAKAEKKQSPKTEMQDSLKQEILQLEKRLQDQFQVRRALEKALGYRTSSHESMSELSMPKPATELIKETAALELEVVYLEQYLLSLYRKAFDQRASLVSPSNQDQSLKTPVTTPRQRLFDVSRPDISKKETSAPETACQSLDNTWKETNRIGGEEKLLDSGVHRCQSLLSQHTTFSNRASPPSESFGRAVRACHTQPLSMMQYAQSASNIISLAEHLGTRISDHVPETPNKLSEDMIKCMSAIYCKLSDPPLTHNSLSSPNSSSSSMSEFSPREKCDMWGPGFRNNSSFDIRLDNPFLVEGLKEFSGPYSTMVEVPWIYRDSKKLGDVENLLQNFRSLICRLEEVDPRKLKHEEKLAFWINIHNALVMHAFLVHGIPQNNVKRLFLLLRAAYNVGGHTFSADTIQSSILGCRMSRPGQWIRTLLSSKSKFKTVEDRQAYATDHSEPLLYFALCSGSHSDPAVRVYTPKGIIHELEAAKEEYIRATFGVRKDQKILLPKIVESYTKDSGLCPAVVLEMIQKTLPATVRNCLEKCQLGKPRKTIEWIPHDFTFRYLISKELVK